A region of Kribbella sp. NBC_01245 DNA encodes the following proteins:
- a CDS encoding DUF3710 domain-containing protein — protein sequence MIFRRKAKNEETEAAEPVRGDAFFEDIEKEQAEAAQAEVEARGSRTDGPFDSSEVEHDELHAEDRIDLGGLVITGLPGMELRLQVDEQTNEVQAVLLVLEDSALELRAFAAPKTAGIWTDVRREIAAEATRMGGTASEADGPFGTELVLVVPVTDPESGQVFSQTSRVIGVDGPRWLLRGTILGRAGVEADAAKPMEESFRKVVVVRGSEPMAPRESLALQLPGGMQPGEEEA from the coding sequence GTGATCTTCCGCCGCAAGGCCAAGAACGAGGAAACCGAGGCGGCCGAACCGGTCCGCGGTGACGCGTTCTTCGAGGACATCGAGAAGGAGCAGGCCGAGGCCGCGCAGGCCGAGGTCGAGGCCCGCGGCTCGCGCACTGACGGCCCGTTCGACTCTTCCGAGGTCGAGCACGACGAGCTGCACGCCGAGGACCGGATCGACCTGGGTGGTCTGGTGATCACCGGCCTGCCGGGTATGGAGCTGCGCCTGCAGGTCGACGAGCAGACCAACGAGGTCCAGGCCGTCCTGCTGGTGCTGGAGGACTCGGCCCTCGAGCTGCGCGCGTTCGCCGCCCCGAAGACGGCCGGTATCTGGACCGACGTTCGCCGCGAGATCGCCGCCGAAGCCACCCGCATGGGCGGTACGGCGTCGGAGGCCGACGGCCCGTTCGGGACCGAGCTGGTGCTGGTGGTGCCGGTGACCGACCCCGAGAGTGGTCAGGTCTTCAGCCAGACCAGCCGGGTGATCGGTGTGGACGGCCCGCGCTGGCTGCTGCGGGGCACGATCCTCGGCCGCGCCGGGGTCGAGGCCGACGCCGCGAAGCCGATGGAGGAGTCGTTCCGCAAGGTCGTCGTGGTCCGCGGATCGGAGCCGATGGCCCCGCGCGAGTCCCTGGCCCTGCAGCTCCCGGGCGGCATGCAGCCCGGCGAGGAAGAAGCCTAA
- a CDS encoding DUF3093 domain-containing protein — translation MATPVSYRERLSIPASWWLVTALALATTWMIITVPAGPVAGTVVTLVALGLFLAAYQRYGGTTIQVDAERLAAGRASIERAYLGEVEALTGDAARTATGRDCDARAYLLLRPYLRDVVRVHLNDPRDPAPYWLIATRHPQQLAAALQPGGVVRSP, via the coding sequence GTGGCCACACCCGTCTCTTATCGCGAGCGTCTGTCCATCCCGGCGAGCTGGTGGCTCGTGACCGCACTGGCCCTTGCGACGACCTGGATGATCATCACCGTGCCGGCCGGGCCGGTCGCCGGCACGGTCGTGACCCTGGTGGCGCTGGGGCTGTTCCTCGCGGCCTATCAGCGGTACGGCGGTACGACGATCCAGGTCGACGCCGAACGCCTCGCAGCGGGTCGTGCCTCGATCGAACGGGCGTACCTCGGCGAGGTCGAGGCGCTCACCGGCGATGCCGCGCGTACGGCGACCGGCCGCGACTGCGACGCGCGGGCGTACCTGCTGCTCCGGCCGTACCTGCGCGACGTCGTCCGGGTCCACCTGAACGATCCGCGGGACCCGGCGCCGTACTGGCTGATCGCGACCCGGCATCCCCAGCAACTCGCGGCGGCGCTTCAGCCGGGTGGCGTGGTTAGATCCCCATAG
- a CDS encoding PaaI family thioesterase — MIEPPPRSALERADLSPPERHPDAPAPGSVLRSHYADCVGCGPNHPTGLRMVTTAGPDVTVTGTFTVTAAHQGAPGLAHGGVLATALDEVLGGLSWLLRKPMVTGRLETDYIRPVPVGTTLALEARCLGFSGRRMYAKGRGRLDTPDGPIAIRAAAVFVVVGVEHFTEHGADMTAEQVHDYEVNP; from the coding sequence GTGATCGAACCACCACCACGGTCCGCCTTGGAGCGGGCCGACTTGAGCCCGCCCGAGCGGCATCCCGACGCGCCCGCGCCGGGTTCGGTGCTGCGCTCGCACTACGCCGACTGCGTGGGCTGCGGGCCGAACCATCCGACCGGGCTGCGCATGGTGACCACCGCCGGGCCGGATGTCACCGTCACGGGCACGTTCACCGTCACGGCCGCGCATCAGGGTGCGCCGGGTTTGGCGCACGGCGGCGTGCTGGCCACTGCGCTGGACGAGGTGCTCGGTGGGTTGTCCTGGCTGTTGCGCAAGCCGATGGTCACCGGTCGGCTCGAGACCGACTACATCCGCCCGGTCCCGGTCGGTACGACGCTCGCGCTGGAGGCCCGTTGCCTGGGCTTCTCGGGGCGGCGGATGTACGCCAAAGGGCGCGGGCGGCTCGACACGCCGGACGGGCCGATCGCGATCAGAGCGGCGGCGGTCTTCGTGGTGGTCGGAGTGGAACACTTCACCGAGCACGGCGCCGATATGACAGCCGAACAAGTCCACGACTACGAGGTGAATCCTTGA
- a CDS encoding DUF3159 domain-containing protein, whose translation MAEQHRDGHQHSVDEDLAEVFRPELEAAEVLASESPDPAEPVADKKPATTDKDFFHAAGGWGALFDVAVPWLSFLAVYQLSDHNLQLALIVAIGLAAAVAVLRVFRKQPLRNIVGGFIGVLISAYIANKSGRAEDVYVPGLLTNLGYGLVYLITVLIRWPIFGVLYGMITQTGTAWRKDPAMLRGFTLATLVFVGLFGLRLAVQVPLYFAGALNALGIAKVALGPPVYALALWLSYTVLRASMPPEKWDEVRDTVTHLLRGNKK comes from the coding sequence ATGGCTGAGCAGCACCGCGACGGCCACCAGCATTCGGTCGACGAGGATCTCGCCGAGGTGTTCCGTCCTGAGCTCGAGGCCGCCGAGGTCCTCGCGTCCGAGTCTCCTGACCCCGCTGAACCCGTGGCGGACAAGAAGCCGGCGACAACGGATAAGGACTTCTTCCACGCTGCCGGTGGTTGGGGCGCGCTGTTCGACGTAGCAGTGCCCTGGCTGTCGTTCCTGGCGGTCTACCAGCTGTCCGACCACAATCTGCAACTCGCGCTGATCGTCGCCATCGGTCTGGCCGCCGCGGTCGCCGTGCTGCGGGTCTTCCGGAAGCAGCCGCTGCGGAACATCGTCGGCGGATTCATCGGCGTGCTCATCTCGGCGTACATCGCGAACAAGAGCGGCCGCGCCGAGGACGTCTACGTTCCCGGTCTGCTGACGAACCTGGGTTATGGATTGGTGTACCTGATCACGGTGCTGATCCGGTGGCCGATCTTCGGCGTGCTGTACGGAATGATCACCCAGACCGGTACGGCCTGGCGCAAGGATCCCGCGATGTTGCGCGGCTTCACGCTCGCGACTCTGGTCTTCGTCGGCCTGTTCGGTTTGCGGCTCGCTGTGCAGGTGCCGCTGTACTTCGCCGGCGCCCTGAACGCGTTGGGTATCGCGAAGGTCGCCCTCGGGCCGCCCGTCTACGCGCTGGCGCTGTGGTTGTCGTACACGGTCCTGCGCGCAAGCATGCCGCCCGAGAAGTGGGACGAGGTCCGCGACACCGTCACCCACCTCCTCCGCGGCAACAAGAAGTAG
- a CDS encoding DUF4235 domain-containing protein translates to MAGAKIGWKLVLTVFTLVMTVATKKALTSAWKLGSGRVPPKSPTAQDAGYVEVVAWAVASGATAALAKRFAEDRAARYWSKSTGSMPPGYELKEDIKEVVENKVFGRESRD, encoded by the coding sequence GTGGCGGGAGCCAAGATCGGCTGGAAACTGGTGTTGACCGTCTTCACGCTGGTGATGACGGTCGCGACGAAGAAGGCGCTGACCTCGGCGTGGAAACTCGGCTCCGGCCGGGTGCCGCCGAAGTCGCCCACCGCGCAGGACGCGGGGTACGTCGAGGTGGTGGCGTGGGCGGTCGCCAGCGGTGCCACGGCCGCGTTGGCCAAGCGTTTCGCGGAGGATCGGGCCGCCCGCTACTGGTCGAAGTCGACCGGCAGCATGCCGCCCGGGTATGAGCTCAAAGAAGACATCAAAGAGGTAGTGGAGAATAAGGTTTTCGGACGTGAGTCGCGGGACTGA
- a CDS encoding OB-fold nucleic acid binding domain-containing protein, which produces MGSGVKTGGMFRRAFRGLAGDRDEMDAEVLQDGVADCGARAITGCHDREMVTLFGTLRTITFSPRGGVPALEGELFDGTGTVTLIWLGRRRIAGIHPGTDLIVSGRIGVVDGSRVMFNPRYELRPSVAHG; this is translated from the coding sequence ATGGGTAGTGGTGTGAAAACGGGAGGGATGTTCCGTCGCGCTTTCCGGGGGCTTGCGGGCGACCGGGACGAGATGGATGCCGAGGTGCTGCAGGACGGCGTCGCCGACTGTGGTGCCCGGGCGATCACGGGTTGTCACGACCGCGAGATGGTGACCCTGTTCGGCACGCTGCGGACGATCACCTTCAGTCCGCGTGGTGGCGTGCCCGCCTTGGAGGGCGAATTGTTCGACGGTACCGGCACGGTGACCCTGATCTGGCTCGGCCGGCGCCGGATCGCCGGTATCCACCCGGGGACCGACTTGATCGTCTCCGGCCGGATCGGCGTGGTCGACGGCAGCCGCGTGATGTTCAACCCGCGGTACGAGCTGCGCCCGTCGGTCGCCCATGGCTGA
- a CDS encoding DUF4193 domain-containing protein, which produces MATDYDAPRKTDEDSSEESIEELKTRRHDKNSGKVDEDEAEAAESFELPGADLSHEELAVRVLPRQADEFTCSSCFLVHHRSQLASEKNGQLICRDCAA; this is translated from the coding sequence ATGGCGACCGATTACGACGCCCCACGCAAGACCGACGAGGACTCGAGCGAAGAGAGCATCGAGGAGCTCAAGACCCGTCGGCACGACAAGAACTCCGGCAAGGTCGACGAAGACGAGGCCGAGGCCGCCGAAAGCTTCGAGCTGCCCGGCGCCGACCTCTCACACGAAGAGCTGGCGGTCCGGGTACTGCCGCGCCAGGCCGACGAGTTCACCTGCTCCAGCTGCTTCCTGGTTCACCACCGGAGCCAGCTCGCGAGCGAGAAGAACGGCCAGCTGATCTGCCGCGACTGCGCGGCCTGA
- a CDS encoding potassium channel family protein yields MRVAIAGAGNVGRSIAAELLENGHEVLLIDKDPRAIKADSVPHAEWLLADACELSSLEEAALQRCQVAIASTGDDKANLVVSLLAKTEFGVPRTVARVNHPRNEWMFNEAWGVDVSVSTPRIMSALVEEAVSVGDLVRLFTFRQGDANLVELTLPEDSPMIGMRVGDVDWPVDTALVTILREGRVLRPDADGTLELNDELLFVAADETEAQLEDLLAPNHHPRRVS; encoded by the coding sequence ATGCGAGTAGCCATCGCGGGTGCGGGCAACGTCGGCCGATCGATCGCGGCCGAGTTGCTGGAGAACGGTCACGAGGTCCTACTGATCGACAAGGACCCCCGGGCGATCAAAGCCGACTCGGTGCCCCACGCCGAATGGCTGCTCGCGGACGCCTGCGAGCTCTCCTCACTGGAGGAGGCCGCCCTGCAGCGTTGCCAGGTGGCGATCGCGTCCACCGGTGACGACAAGGCGAACCTGGTCGTATCCCTGCTGGCCAAAACCGAGTTCGGCGTGCCGCGCACCGTGGCCCGGGTGAACCATCCACGCAACGAGTGGATGTTCAACGAGGCCTGGGGCGTGGACGTCTCCGTCTCCACTCCGCGGATCATGTCGGCTCTGGTCGAGGAGGCCGTCTCGGTCGGTGACCTGGTCCGCCTGTTCACCTTCCGTCAAGGCGACGCGAACCTGGTCGAGCTCACCCTGCCCGAGGACAGCCCGATGATCGGCATGCGGGTCGGCGACGTCGACTGGCCCGTCGACACCGCCCTGGTCACCATCCTGCGCGAAGGCCGCGTCCTTCGCCCCGACGCCGACGGCACCCTCGAACTCAACGACGAACTCCTGTTCGTGGCCGCCGACGAGACCGAAGCCCAGCTGGAAGACCTCCTCGCCCCCAACCACCACCCCCGCCGCGTCAGCTAA
- the dut gene encoding dUTP diphosphatase, producing MTEVLIQRLDPDLPLPAYAHPGDAGADLVTTTEVTLKPGERALVGTGIAIALQDGFAAFVHPRSGLAAKHGVTLVNAPGTVDAGYRGEIKVCLVNLDPAAEITLHRGDRIAQLVVQRVEKARFVEVESLPGSARGAGGHGSTGGFAGMTR from the coding sequence TTGACCGAGGTACTGATCCAGCGACTCGACCCCGATCTGCCCTTGCCGGCGTACGCACATCCCGGTGACGCGGGGGCGGATCTGGTCACGACCACCGAGGTCACGCTCAAGCCGGGGGAGCGGGCCCTGGTCGGTACCGGGATCGCGATCGCCTTGCAGGACGGCTTCGCGGCGTTCGTGCATCCGCGCTCGGGGCTGGCCGCGAAACACGGGGTGACCCTTGTCAATGCGCCGGGCACTGTGGACGCGGGTTACCGTGGCGAGATCAAGGTGTGCCTGGTCAATCTCGATCCCGCCGCCGAGATCACCCTGCATCGTGGCGACCGGATCGCGCAGTTGGTGGTCCAGCGGGTCGAGAAGGCCCGGTTCGTCGAGGTCGAGTCCCTGCCGGGCTCGGCTCGCGGTGCCGGCGGACACGGCTCAACCGGCGGTTTTGCCGGTATGACACGCTGA
- a CDS encoding inositol monophosphatase family protein gives MTESPQDLLKLAMEVATEAATLIVERRRGVITVADTKSTVTDVVTAVDRESEELIRARVLAARPDDSFLGEEGDDIHGTSGVRWVVDPIDGTVNYLYDIPTYAVSIAVEIDGTTVAGVVVDAPRGEIFTATLGGGAYLDGKPIRVSGCDDLGKALVGTGFGYDAERREIQADVVRALIANVRDIRRIGVGAIDLCYVACGRLDAAYERGLNPWDYGAGALIAAEAGARIGGLHGAVVSPEMSIAASPGTFEGLHDLLVSADPLRK, from the coding sequence ATGACCGAGAGCCCCCAGGATCTGCTGAAGCTCGCGATGGAGGTGGCCACCGAGGCCGCCACGTTGATCGTCGAGCGGCGCCGGGGTGTGATCACCGTCGCGGACACGAAGAGCACTGTCACCGACGTCGTCACCGCGGTCGACCGGGAGTCCGAGGAGCTGATCCGGGCCCGGGTGCTGGCCGCGCGGCCGGACGACTCGTTCCTCGGCGAGGAGGGCGACGACATCCACGGCACCAGCGGCGTGCGCTGGGTGGTGGACCCGATCGACGGCACGGTCAACTACCTGTACGACATTCCGACGTACGCCGTCTCGATCGCGGTCGAGATCGACGGTACGACGGTCGCCGGCGTGGTCGTCGACGCTCCGCGCGGGGAGATCTTCACCGCGACCCTGGGCGGTGGCGCGTACCTGGACGGCAAACCGATCCGGGTCTCCGGCTGCGACGACCTCGGCAAGGCCCTGGTCGGCACCGGGTTCGGCTATGACGCGGAGCGCCGGGAGATCCAGGCCGACGTGGTCCGGGCCTTGATCGCGAACGTGCGGGACATTCGCCGGATCGGGGTCGGCGCGATCGACCTGTGTTACGTGGCCTGTGGCCGGCTGGACGCGGCGTACGAACGAGGGCTGAACCCGTGGGACTACGGCGCGGGCGCGTTGATCGCCGCCGAGGCCGGCGCGCGGATCGGCGGACTGCACGGCGCGGTGGTCTCGCCCGAGATGTCGATCGCGGCGTCGCCCGGAACCTTCGAAGGCCTGCATGACCTGCTGGTTTCCGCAGATCCGCTGCGAAAGTGA
- a CDS encoding ferrochelatase, producing the protein MADPQSPTTTDPTPYDAVLLLSFGGPEKTEDVLPFLQNVTRGRGIPDERLKEVGEHYYQFGGRSPINDQNRALLAALRVSFAEAGLDLPIYWGNRNWAPYLNDTVREMVDDGVRRAVVIVTSAYPSYSGCRQYRENLAAATEAVPGAPRFDKLRHYANHPGFVGPFVEATLAALEGLPDDAAIAYVTHSIPNAMNATSGPQGGAYVEWHLDVADQISAEVERRTGRSRRTDLVYCSRSGPPQVPWLEPDVNDHLDGLAAEKATGVAVVPIGFVSDHMEVIYDLDTEALATAEKLSLPMARAATPGVHPDFVAMLRDLVIERAAAERDEQPGRPCGGRLGPGWDDCRADCCPALRRPPATTATTPTAVLTSEEHQ; encoded by the coding sequence ATGGCCGACCCGCAATCGCCGACGACGACCGATCCCACCCCGTACGACGCCGTGCTGCTGCTCTCGTTCGGTGGACCCGAGAAGACCGAGGACGTGCTGCCCTTTCTGCAGAACGTCACTCGCGGCCGGGGCATCCCCGATGAGCGGCTCAAGGAGGTCGGCGAGCACTACTACCAGTTCGGCGGCCGGAGCCCGATCAACGACCAGAACCGGGCTTTACTGGCGGCGCTGCGGGTGTCGTTCGCCGAGGCCGGGCTGGACCTGCCGATCTACTGGGGCAACCGCAACTGGGCGCCGTACCTGAACGACACCGTCCGCGAGATGGTCGACGACGGGGTACGACGCGCCGTGGTGATCGTGACCAGCGCCTACCCGTCGTACTCGGGTTGCCGCCAGTACCGGGAGAACCTGGCCGCCGCGACCGAGGCCGTCCCGGGCGCACCGCGGTTCGACAAGCTCCGGCACTACGCGAACCACCCGGGCTTCGTCGGCCCATTCGTGGAAGCCACGCTGGCAGCCCTTGAAGGCCTCCCAGACGACGCGGCGATCGCGTACGTGACCCACTCGATCCCGAACGCGATGAACGCCACCAGCGGGCCGCAGGGCGGGGCGTACGTCGAGTGGCATCTCGATGTCGCGGACCAGATCTCGGCCGAGGTCGAGCGCCGGACCGGCCGGAGCCGTCGTACCGACCTGGTCTATTGCTCGCGCTCGGGCCCGCCGCAGGTCCCGTGGCTCGAGCCGGACGTCAACGACCACCTGGACGGGCTCGCCGCCGAAAAAGCGACCGGTGTCGCGGTCGTACCGATCGGGTTCGTCAGCGATCACATGGAGGTCATCTACGACCTCGACACCGAGGCGCTGGCCACGGCCGAGAAGCTGAGCCTGCCGATGGCCCGGGCAGCGACGCCGGGAGTGCATCCGGACTTCGTCGCGATGTTGCGCGACCTGGTGATCGAACGCGCCGCCGCCGAGCGCGATGAGCAGCCCGGCCGTCCGTGTGGCGGCCGCCTCGGCCCTGGCTGGGACGACTGCCGCGCCGACTGCTGCCCGGCACTCCGCCGCCCGCCCGCAACGACCGCCACCACACCTACCGCCGTACTGACAAGCGAGGAACATCAATGA
- a CDS encoding potassium channel family protein has product MHVVIMGCGRVGSTLARTLEKRGHTVAIIDQSADAFRRLSPNYSGRTITGMGFDREVLIESGIETAGAFAAVSNGDNSNILAARVARENFGIENVVARIYDPGRAEVYQRLGIPTVGTVRWTVDQMMRRLLPSGSEPEWRDPSGTVRLAEVHVHTGWVGRRAFDIEAATGARVAFLTRLGEGLLPKADTVIQEGDLVHVVMLEADAASVEAQLGTKPEEL; this is encoded by the coding sequence GTGCACGTCGTCATCATGGGCTGCGGACGCGTCGGGTCGACGTTGGCCCGTACGCTCGAAAAACGTGGCCATACGGTCGCGATCATCGACCAGTCCGCGGATGCGTTCCGCCGGCTCAGCCCGAACTACTCCGGTCGCACCATCACCGGGATGGGCTTCGACCGGGAGGTGCTGATCGAGAGCGGGATCGAGACCGCGGGAGCGTTCGCGGCCGTCTCGAACGGCGACAACTCCAACATCCTGGCCGCCCGGGTGGCCCGGGAGAACTTCGGCATCGAGAACGTCGTCGCCCGGATCTACGACCCGGGCCGCGCCGAGGTCTACCAGCGACTCGGTATCCCCACCGTCGGCACCGTCCGTTGGACCGTCGACCAGATGATGCGGCGGTTACTGCCGAGCGGTTCCGAGCCCGAGTGGCGCGACCCGTCCGGCACAGTGCGCTTGGCCGAGGTGCACGTGCACACCGGCTGGGTCGGCCGGCGCGCGTTCGACATCGAGGCGGCCACCGGCGCGCGGGTCGCGTTCCTGACCCGGCTCGGCGAGGGCCTACTGCCGAAGGCGGACACTGTTATCCAAGAGGGCGACCTGGTGCACGTCGTCATGCTGGAGGCCGACGCCGCCTCGGTCGAGGCCCAGCTCGGTACCAAGCCTGAGGAGCTGTGA